The Lactuca sativa cultivar Salinas chromosome 2, Lsat_Salinas_v11, whole genome shotgun sequence genome includes a window with the following:
- the LOC111883362 gene encoding uncharacterized protein LOC111883362 — protein MGKGLFTRLVGDLETNYPYFQTTWDATNQRSFSTLQKCTSAIRQLAKCYNPYLLDEYLNMSKRTSREALENFFYGVIQMYKVEYLRRPTSTDIQLLYEAHEAKHGFPGMLGSIDCTHWNWRNYPTELIDQYMRGDHQYPSLILEAVTPQDLWFWHAFYGVAGSNIDLNVLYQSPLFDEKYHGTRPDCSFYLNGEHYKHGYYLADGI, from the coding sequence ATGGGCAAAGGTTTGTTTACGCGACTTGTTGGTGACCTCGAGACGAATTATCCTTATTTTCAAACAACATGGGATGCAACAAATCAAAGAAGTTTCAGTACGCTACAAAAATGCACATCAGCAATACGTCAATTAGCGAAGTGTTATAACCCATACTTGTTAGATGAGTATTTGAATATGTCAAAAAGAACTTCTCGTGAAGCTCTTGAAAACTTTTTCTACGGTGTTATCCAAATGTACAAGGTTGAATATTTACGTCGTCCAACATCCACTGACATTCAACTTTTGTATGAAGCACATGAAGCTAAACATGGATTCCCTGGAATGCTTGGTAGCATTGACTGCACACACTGGAATTGGAGGAATTATCCAACGGAATTGATAGACCAATACATGAGGGGTGACCATCAGTATCCATCACTGATACTAGAAGCGGTGACACCACAAGATTTATGGTTTTGGCATGCATTCTATGGTGTAGCTGGTTCCAACATTGATTTAAACGTCCTCTACCAATCACCATTGTTTGATGAGAAATATCATGGAACAAGACCCGATTGTTCATTTTATCTTAATGGTGAACACTACAAACATGGTTACTATCTTGCGGATGGGATATAG